Proteins from a single region of Pelorhabdus rhamnosifermentans:
- a CDS encoding aminotransferase class I/II-fold pyridoxal phosphate-dependent enzyme codes for MTGWRIGYAGGPAQLIKAMATIQSQSTSNPSSIAQWASVEALNGPQDFIAANNKVFKERRDLVVSMLNQASGIECPRPEG; via the coding sequence GCATGACCGGGTGGCGCATCGGCTATGCCGGCGGTCCGGCGCAGCTGATCAAGGCGATGGCGACGATCCAGTCGCAATCGACCTCGAACCCGTCGTCGATCGCGCAGTGGGCCTCGGTCGAGGCGCTCAACGGTCCGCAGGACTTCATCGCCGCGAACAACAAGGTGTTCAAGGAGCGCCGCGACCTCGTGGTCTCGATGCTCAACCAGGCGAGCGGCATCGAGTGCCCGCGGCCGGAAGG